Proteins encoded within one genomic window of Candidatus Hydrogenedentota bacterium:
- a CDS encoding ABC transporter permease subunit, which yields MPVYARTYRHYDGAFRRYARWMLIVEQEIRILIKSKIFLLLCFAAFMHTLLRLFQITAYDVIMQDPNHPLAAPLQQVAFLVVKEQSFFDYLRLQGPLVLLACLYAGAGMICNDFRNNLMEVYFSKPITWRDYALGKVLTLVLIGLAFTAAPATALVALHNLLAPGWDTLSTTFWWPLQIFVFSLVIVLPSALSVLACSALLQSQNYAAIAVFMLAVANGALGTLLAGFLRDPNYLIVSFPMAVNRVGQAIFHQQELFFTMHWRWPLLYIAAVCLLCVYIVFRRVRRAECA from the coding sequence ATGCCCGTCTACGCCCGCACTTACCGGCATTACGACGGCGCCTTCCGCCGTTACGCACGCTGGATGCTCATTGTGGAGCAGGAAATCCGCATCCTCATCAAGTCGAAGATTTTCCTGCTGCTGTGCTTCGCGGCCTTCATGCACACCCTGCTGCGGCTCTTCCAGATCACCGCCTACGACGTGATCATGCAGGATCCCAATCACCCGCTTGCGGCCCCGTTGCAGCAGGTCGCCTTCCTGGTGGTGAAGGAGCAGAGCTTTTTCGACTACCTGCGCCTCCAGGGGCCGCTGGTGCTCCTGGCCTGCCTCTACGCGGGCGCCGGCATGATCTGCAACGACTTCCGGAATAACCTCATGGAAGTGTACTTCTCCAAGCCGATCACCTGGCGGGATTACGCCCTGGGCAAGGTGCTGACGCTCGTGCTTATCGGGCTCGCATTCACCGCCGCGCCGGCCACCGCGCTGGTCGCCCTGCACAACCTCCTCGCGCCCGGCTGGGACACGCTCTCCACCACCTTCTGGTGGCCGCTGCAAATCTTCGTCTTCTCGCTGGTTATCGTATTGCCCTCCGCCCTCAGCGTGCTCGCCTGCTCGGCGCTGCTCCAGAGCCAGAACTACGCCGCGATCGCCGTGTTCATGCTCGCCGTCGCGAACGGCGCGCTCGGGACCCTGCTGGCCGGCTTCCTGCGCGACCCGAACTACCTGATCGTTTCCTTCCCGATGGCCGTCAACCGCGTGGGCCAGGCCATATTCCACCAGCAGGAGCTCTTCTTCACCATGCACTGGCGGTGGCCGCTGCTGTACATCGCGGCCGTATGCCTGCTCTGCGTCTATATCGTTTTCCGGCGCGTGCGCCGCGCGGAGTGCGCCTGA
- a CDS encoding ABC transporter permease, translating into MSQTAEKISILPAPARAAGPMSHYNQCLRASFGQSLMLMLRRQRVILAAAIAMLPVLIPLAMAFLSSNHAGDSGLDVFTRLAREAHVGVLAPLLALFFATMIVGEDVEGRTIPLMLTRPMPRSAWVLGRYAAYLLVSGAILGSSLFLTFAASTALPDLAFDSDGLGRLAANEFAMFMALAANGAFALFLGAVTRRPIIIGVLVLYGWQRIAVTVPGIVDFLTILKYTNELLPAAVQATTEAAREELTTFRRQVYYVGAGKAALALIAISAAFLAASVWVVRIREYATDRAAGS; encoded by the coding sequence GTGAGCCAGACCGCGGAAAAGATCAGCATCCTCCCAGCGCCCGCGCGCGCCGCCGGGCCGATGTCCCACTACAACCAGTGTCTCCGCGCCTCCTTCGGACAGAGCCTCATGCTTATGCTGCGGCGCCAGCGCGTGATCCTCGCCGCCGCAATCGCCATGCTGCCCGTGCTTATCCCGCTCGCGATGGCCTTCCTTTCCTCCAACCACGCCGGGGATTCCGGCCTCGACGTCTTTACGCGCCTCGCCCGCGAAGCGCACGTGGGCGTGCTCGCCCCGCTGCTGGCGCTCTTCTTCGCGACGATGATCGTGGGCGAGGACGTGGAAGGGCGCACCATTCCGCTCATGCTCACGCGCCCGATGCCCCGCTCCGCGTGGGTGCTGGGGCGCTACGCGGCGTATCTGCTGGTCAGTGGCGCCATTCTCGGATCTTCACTTTTCCTGACCTTCGCCGCGTCCACCGCGCTGCCGGATCTCGCGTTCGATTCCGACGGCCTCGGGCGCCTGGCGGCCAACGAATTCGCCATGTTCATGGCGCTCGCCGCGAATGGCGCTTTCGCCCTTTTCCTTGGCGCGGTAACGCGCCGCCCCATCATCATCGGCGTGCTCGTCCTCTACGGCTGGCAGCGCATCGCCGTTACCGTGCCGGGCATCGTCGATTTCCTGACTATCCTCAAATACACCAACGAGCTCCTGCCCGCGGCCGTACAGGCCACCACAGAGGCGGCGCGCGAGGAACTCACCACATTTCGCCGGCAGGTGTACTACGTGGGCGCGGGCAAGGCGGCGCTCGCGCTGATCGCGATTTCCGCCGCGTTTCTCGCGGCGTCGGTATGGGTCGTGCGCATCCGCGAATACGCCACCGACCGCGCGGCGGGCAGCTGA
- a CDS encoding RNA polymerase sigma factor: MNVSAPMALRVETASAALPDTCAPAEVSDLELVEQTRAGHTEAFSELVRRHQQMTYNLALRFMRDPVLAEDMAQEAFLKAFRLLKGFRGDSSFSTWLYRVTCSVCLTEIGRRKRRGEVELTPAHVNQSAVEPPEASDLPENIRRCVTLLSGRYAEIVTLYYLKGISYDEIAAALDIPMGTLKTWMFRARKQLRQVVEKELFSDG, translated from the coding sequence ATGAATGTCTCGGCCCCGATGGCGCTTCGCGTGGAAACAGCCAGTGCGGCGCTTCCCGACACCTGCGCGCCGGCCGAAGTATCCGATTTGGAACTGGTCGAGCAAACGCGCGCGGGACACACGGAGGCCTTTTCCGAACTGGTGCGCCGCCATCAGCAGATGACCTACAACCTGGCGCTCCGCTTCATGCGGGATCCGGTGCTGGCGGAGGACATGGCGCAGGAGGCCTTTCTCAAGGCCTTTCGCCTGTTGAAGGGCTTCCGCGGCGACAGCAGTTTCAGCACCTGGCTTTACCGCGTGACGTGCAGCGTCTGCCTGACGGAGATCGGGCGCCGAAAGCGCCGCGGCGAGGTCGAGTTGACCCCCGCGCACGTGAACCAGTCGGCCGTGGAGCCGCCGGAGGCCTCGGACCTGCCCGAGAACATCCGCCGTTGCGTCACCCTCCTCTCCGGCCGTTACGCCGAAATCGTGACCTTGTACTATTTGAAGGGGATCTCCTACGACGAGATCGCGGCGGCCCTCGACATCCCCATGGGCACCCTGAAGACCTGGATGTTTCGGGCGCGAAAGCAATTGCGACAGGTCGTGGAAAAGGAGTTGTTTTCGGATGGCTGA
- a CDS encoding ankyrin repeat domain-containing protein produces the protein MVREMTILGLLALLLVSAGCTKAALPADPGLTGDLREMFSAAILKNDVATVEQLLAQQPLLASAPNPGTSYAPLHLAAQTKNSRIIQILLDNGADKYMQNDEGEYPYDVAVRNGASESLLELLK, from the coding sequence ATGGTTCGAGAAATGACGATTCTGGGGCTACTGGCGCTCCTCCTTGTAAGCGCAGGCTGTACGAAGGCGGCGCTTCCCGCCGATCCGGGACTTACCGGCGACTTGCGCGAGATGTTCAGCGCAGCGATTCTGAAAAATGACGTGGCGACCGTCGAGCAGCTGCTGGCGCAGCAACCGTTACTGGCGTCCGCGCCAAATCCCGGCACAAGCTATGCTCCCCTCCACCTGGCGGCCCAAACGAAGAATTCCCGAATCATTCAAATACTGCTCGACAACGGAGCGGACAAGTACATGCAGAATGACGAAGGCGAGTACCCCTATGACGTGGCCGTGCGGAACGGGGCGAGCGAGAGTCTTCTCGAACTCTTGAAGTAG
- a CDS encoding carboxypeptidase regulatory-like domain-containing protein, with the protein MRRRRGKGQSTALPTVLLIAFALAVLAGIAILITAGREPLPPVSTFSYEERPAARRDYGPMPGFGPGRGRGRTETPSGTEATFTAAPAETATPGDTEPGAAFLITGAVTDARTREPIAGVHLLASRVPTPAEEAEFNARDREAAQSGDADAIAATIDRRRQIWADASGQSGPDGRFRVPITAPGEYQITVRPRAHLRQTVEKRYVGESNPEWKVDIALETGATVSGRVTDSQDGRGIEGITVRATFEEEHWTQAAETAEDGTYTVGGLSPGAYSVIADIERTPYRVTRVLPFRKTQITAPDQQVANIDFKLDKGGVVWGYVTTPDNEPVSSTVMLVTSESVLTQALTAMVRRAPPLTGHSSREDGYYELVGVPLNEEWRLYATADKNAPQLANPFIITPRNKEVRVDITMFTGSDVFGQVVDSKGRGVPDAQLVCIPSYRQLMSPMESAQAMREERSDEGGFFTLAELPAGNYQVMAHKQGFKYAIQGTPLYANGYHDVKNFRVVLENIASGRYKVYGTVEDAAGRAVEGARVVLSGLGTESLQGVGRETETASGGDFEFDGVEIGTYTLSADKAGFSRKTLGKVLLDEPNRIVLEAAAVVRGRVIARATRQAPENGYRVGAMRLGGAEDGESGRNFFSMLSEAESDQPGQEFDDPQGRYELTLAAGAWQLEARAEPHAPARREINLLPGDVLDDIDLILSEEGSRIEGFVRTADGQSPQGATVFLVEAGSASQALTLFAQDGGGQSTQVAEDGAFEFERLAEGTYFVVARHPAYPQAMSPAIYLEAEDSATGVEIVMGPGGSLEGYVFDNGRPASGWVVTVIAHGQPYTASSDENGAYEIRNIPEGKFQAFASNPSLGLNLDAIAGQGYPVTIWSGSVTYQNFGEFEGITVTVNVYRPGGNPLIPSGLENIGARVVLNPGATPPLIGEGIDAGAIPGEHYTMAGQSVTIPDVSIGPWRVDYYELERTGTFRWRGMQDFEINGEEPEVLVELYAN; encoded by the coding sequence ATGAGACGTCGCAGGGGCAAAGGGCAATCCACCGCGCTTCCAACCGTATTGCTCATTGCGTTCGCCCTGGCCGTCCTCGCCGGCATCGCCATTCTCATTACGGCCGGCCGGGAGCCGCTCCCGCCCGTCTCCACCTTCTCCTATGAGGAACGCCCCGCCGCGCGCCGCGACTACGGGCCCATGCCCGGCTTCGGGCCCGGGCGCGGGCGCGGGCGGACGGAGACCCCTTCCGGAACAGAGGCCACGTTCACCGCCGCGCCCGCCGAAACCGCAACCCCCGGCGATACGGAGCCCGGCGCGGCCTTCCTGATCACCGGCGCCGTGACCGACGCGCGGACGCGGGAGCCCATCGCCGGTGTGCACCTGCTCGCCAGCCGGGTCCCGACACCCGCCGAGGAGGCGGAATTCAACGCCCGCGATAGGGAAGCGGCGCAGTCGGGGGACGCCGACGCCATCGCGGCCACCATCGACCGGCGGCGCCAGATCTGGGCCGACGCTTCGGGCCAGTCCGGGCCGGATGGGCGGTTCCGCGTGCCGATTACCGCGCCGGGCGAGTACCAGATCACCGTACGCCCGCGCGCGCACCTCCGCCAGACGGTGGAAAAGCGCTATGTGGGGGAATCGAACCCGGAATGGAAGGTCGACATCGCCCTCGAGACCGGGGCGACCGTGTCGGGCCGCGTTACCGACAGCCAGGACGGGCGCGGCATCGAAGGCATCACGGTCCGGGCCACCTTCGAGGAGGAACACTGGACCCAGGCCGCGGAAACTGCGGAAGACGGGACCTACACCGTCGGCGGCCTCAGTCCAGGCGCCTACAGTGTTATCGCGGACATCGAGCGCACCCCCTACCGCGTTACGCGGGTGCTCCCGTTTCGAAAGACGCAGATCACGGCGCCCGATCAGCAGGTCGCCAACATCGACTTCAAGCTCGACAAAGGCGGGGTGGTGTGGGGCTACGTGACGACGCCGGACAACGAGCCGGTTTCCTCCACGGTCATGCTGGTCACTTCCGAAAGCGTGCTCACGCAGGCGCTCACGGCGATGGTGCGCCGCGCTCCCCCGCTCACAGGCCATTCCTCCCGGGAAGACGGCTACTACGAATTGGTGGGTGTGCCGCTGAACGAGGAGTGGCGGCTCTACGCGACGGCGGACAAGAACGCGCCACAACTTGCCAATCCCTTCATCATCACCCCGCGCAACAAGGAAGTGCGGGTCGACATCACCATGTTCACCGGGTCGGACGTGTTCGGCCAGGTCGTGGACAGCAAGGGCCGCGGCGTTCCGGATGCGCAGCTGGTGTGCATCCCGAGCTACCGCCAGCTGATGTCCCCGATGGAATCGGCGCAGGCCATGCGCGAGGAGCGCAGCGACGAAGGCGGCTTCTTCACGCTGGCGGAGCTTCCCGCGGGCAACTACCAGGTGATGGCCCATAAACAGGGCTTCAAGTACGCCATCCAGGGGACACCGCTCTACGCCAACGGCTACCACGACGTGAAGAATTTCCGCGTTGTCCTGGAGAACATCGCGTCCGGACGCTACAAGGTCTATGGAACCGTCGAAGACGCTGCCGGGCGGGCCGTGGAGGGCGCGCGCGTGGTCCTTTCGGGCTTGGGCACGGAGAGCCTCCAGGGGGTCGGGCGCGAAACCGAAACCGCCTCCGGCGGCGATTTTGAATTCGACGGGGTCGAGATTGGCACGTACACGCTTTCGGCCGACAAGGCCGGCTTCAGCCGCAAGACCCTCGGCAAGGTCCTGCTCGACGAGCCCAACCGTATCGTGCTGGAGGCCGCGGCTGTGGTCCGCGGGCGCGTGATTGCGCGCGCCACGCGGCAGGCGCCGGAAAATGGCTATCGGGTCGGGGCGATGCGCCTGGGCGGCGCGGAGGATGGAGAGTCCGGAAGAAACTTCTTCTCCATGCTCAGCGAGGCCGAGTCGGATCAGCCCGGGCAGGAATTCGACGACCCGCAGGGCCGCTATGAGTTGACCCTGGCGGCGGGCGCGTGGCAGCTCGAAGCGCGGGCCGAGCCGCACGCGCCGGCGCGCCGGGAAATCAATCTCCTGCCCGGCGACGTGCTCGACGACATCGACCTGATCCTCAGCGAGGAGGGCAGCCGCATCGAGGGCTTTGTGCGCACGGCGGACGGCCAGAGCCCGCAGGGCGCGACCGTCTTCCTGGTCGAGGCGGGGTCCGCGTCCCAGGCGCTGACGCTCTTCGCGCAGGACGGCGGCGGCCAGTCCACGCAGGTCGCGGAGGATGGCGCTTTCGAGTTTGAGCGCCTGGCCGAGGGCACGTACTTTGTCGTGGCGCGGCACCCGGCCTACCCCCAGGCGATGAGTCCCGCGATCTACCTGGAGGCCGAAGACAGCGCCACCGGCGTGGAGATCGTCATGGGGCCGGGCGGTTCGCTGGAGGGCTACGTATTCGACAACGGCCGGCCCGCTTCCGGCTGGGTGGTCACGGTAATCGCGCACGGCCAGCCCTACACCGCCAGCTCGGATGAAAACGGCGCCTACGAAATCCGCAATATTCCGGAGGGCAAGTTCCAGGCCTTCGCCTCGAACCCCAGCCTGGGCCTGAACCTGGACGCCATCGCCGGCCAGGGCTATCCCGTGACCATCTGGAGCGGATCCGTCACCTACCAGAACTTCGGCGAGTTCGAGGGCATCACGGTCACCGTCAATGTGTACCGGCCGGGCGGCAATCCCCTGATCCCGTCCGGCCTGGAGAATATCGGCGCGCGCGTCGTGCTGAATCCCGGCGCGACGCCACCGCTCATCGGCGAGGGCATCGACGCGGGCGCCATCCCCGGCGAACACTATACGATGGCCGGCCAGTCCGTGACCATACCCGATGTCTCGATCGGCCCGTGGCGCGTGGACTATTATGAACTGGAGCGCACCGGCACGTTCCGCTGGCGCGGCATGCAGGATTTTGAGATCAACGGCGAGGAGCCGGAGGTCCTGGTGGAATTGTACGCCAACTGA
- a CDS encoding PIG-L family deacetylase, which produces MRIYRIVASVLCLMFLARAHAAAEPEQAPIETWKGKTVLFFTPHPDDETFQCGGIIKILADNGNNIQIVIYTNDDKGSRDLEMTSEQLARIRRAEEEKSCAILGVPKENITWLGYEDGNLEYADPQRLRGEAARQMKIHRPDAVFTVDPGSTHERWHKTDHRMAAVITQDAFIASEWHLYYPQHLLDEDLKPYHVPLAYYYYTTDPNVTVDITDVFEYKVKASAAHVSQFPPSVDKYTPEMSEEAYNAVKDWMTKLSAENGRMVEKFRRVEWP; this is translated from the coding sequence ATGCGCATCTACCGTATCGTTGCTTCTGTATTGTGCCTTATGTTCCTGGCCCGGGCCCATGCCGCCGCGGAGCCGGAGCAGGCCCCCATCGAAACCTGGAAGGGCAAGACCGTCCTCTTCTTCACGCCCCATCCCGACGACGAAACGTTCCAGTGCGGCGGGATTATCAAAATCCTCGCGGACAACGGGAACAACATTCAGATCGTGATTTACACGAACGACGACAAGGGTTCCCGCGACCTGGAAATGACGAGCGAGCAGCTGGCGCGGATCCGCCGGGCGGAGGAAGAGAAGTCCTGCGCGATCCTGGGCGTGCCGAAGGAGAACATCACGTGGCTCGGCTACGAGGACGGGAACCTGGAGTATGCCGACCCGCAGCGGCTCCGCGGCGAAGCCGCGCGCCAGATGAAGATCCACCGGCCCGACGCGGTATTCACGGTGGACCCGGGCAGCACCCACGAACGCTGGCACAAGACGGATCACCGGATGGCGGCCGTCATCACGCAGGACGCCTTCATCGCATCCGAATGGCACCTTTATTATCCCCAGCATCTGCTGGACGAGGACCTCAAGCCGTACCACGTGCCGCTGGCGTATTACTACTACACCACCGATCCGAATGTGACTGTGGACATTACGGACGTTTTTGAATACAAGGTCAAAGCATCCGCCGCGCACGTCAGCCAGTTCCCGCCCTCGGTAGACAAATACACGCCCGAGATGAGCGAGGAGGCCTACAACGCGGTGAAGGATTGGATGACAAAGCTCAGCGCGGAAAACGGGCGCATGGTGGAGAAATTCCGGCGCGTCGAGTGGCCGTAA
- a CDS encoding ABC transporter ATP-binding protein: MGTVIAARGLSKWFGEVVALNDINLEIESGVTGLLGANGAGKSTFIKLALGLYRPSRGSLTVFGQSPRNNLPVLRRIGYCPELDTFHDNMTGFEYVYWLNRYWGMTAAAAEKAAEQACDRVRMTDRMDDPIEEYSKGMRQRIKIAQAIAADPDLLFLDEPMAGLDPQGREEMFSLIRELGDNGYSVIVSSHILYEVERVTDHVVLLFQGSVMAHGRVREIRSLIDRHPHTIHVDCNAPRALAAHFLHDPGVLHLDFEEHRLVIKTRDPGACYARINEVALTPEIEIHRIQCADDNLQAVFDYLVK, encoded by the coding sequence ATGGGTACCGTGATCGCCGCCCGCGGGCTCTCGAAATGGTTCGGCGAAGTCGTCGCGCTCAACGACATCAACCTGGAGATCGAATCCGGCGTCACCGGGCTCCTCGGCGCGAACGGCGCGGGCAAGAGCACCTTCATCAAGCTGGCGCTCGGGCTCTACCGCCCCTCCCGAGGCAGCCTGACGGTGTTTGGCCAGTCCCCGCGCAACAACCTGCCCGTCCTGCGGCGGATAGGCTACTGCCCCGAGCTGGACACCTTCCACGACAACATGACGGGCTTCGAATACGTCTACTGGCTCAACCGGTACTGGGGCATGACGGCGGCGGCGGCGGAAAAAGCGGCGGAACAGGCCTGCGATCGCGTGCGCATGACGGATCGCATGGACGACCCCATCGAGGAGTACAGCAAGGGGATGCGCCAGCGCATCAAGATCGCGCAGGCGATTGCGGCGGACCCCGACCTGCTGTTTCTCGACGAGCCCATGGCCGGGCTGGATCCCCAGGGCCGCGAGGAGATGTTCTCGCTGATCCGGGAGCTGGGCGACAACGGCTATTCGGTCATCGTCTCCAGCCACATCCTCTACGAGGTGGAGCGCGTGACCGATCACGTGGTGTTACTTTTCCAGGGCAGCGTCATGGCGCACGGGCGGGTGCGCGAGATCCGCTCCCTGATCGACCGGCACCCGCACACCATTCATGTGGACTGCAACGCGCCCCGCGCGCTGGCCGCGCATTTTCTCCATGATCCGGGCGTGCTCCACCTGGATTTTGAAGAACACCGGCTCGTCATCAAGACCCGCGATCCGGGCGCATGCTACGCGCGCATCAACGAGGTGGCGCTCACCCCGGAAATTGAAATACACCGCATCCAGTGCGCCGACGACAACCTCCAGGCGGTCTTCGACTATCTGGTGAAGTAA
- a CDS encoding ABC transporter ATP-binding protein: MSLIEIENLCVRYGPLKALDGVSCAIEEGSAVGLLGPNGAGKSTLMKTLLGFNRATSGTVTMMGHPMPGGALRVRQELGYMPEREVVSPQVSAVSFLTYVGRLFGMSRVDAMERTHEVLNYAGLGENRYRKMETYSTGMLQRVKLAQALIHDPRLLLLDEPTNGLDPDGREEMLRLIADIGKTRKVTVLLSSHLMPDVQHVCERVIMIQRGRIVEEGTIADLTAPREGQYEVQAHGEREAFFRALEACGVRRVAERDGRLLVELPPGEKADLLFRCARDAGAQLRGLEPARSSLAEVFMKAMQAPANGEDAA; encoded by the coding sequence ATGTCGCTCATTGAAATCGAAAACCTGTGCGTCCGCTACGGGCCGCTGAAGGCGCTGGACGGCGTGAGCTGCGCCATCGAAGAGGGATCCGCCGTGGGACTGCTCGGCCCGAACGGCGCCGGCAAGAGCACGTTGATGAAGACGCTCCTCGGCTTCAATCGCGCGACGAGCGGCACAGTGACGATGATGGGGCATCCGATGCCCGGGGGAGCCCTTCGCGTGCGCCAGGAACTGGGCTACATGCCCGAGCGCGAGGTCGTCAGCCCGCAGGTAAGCGCGGTCTCTTTCCTCACCTACGTCGGACGCCTCTTCGGCATGAGCCGCGTGGATGCGATGGAGCGCACGCACGAGGTGCTCAACTACGCCGGACTCGGCGAGAACCGTTACCGGAAGATGGAAACCTATTCGACGGGCATGCTCCAGCGCGTGAAGCTGGCCCAGGCCCTGATTCACGACCCGCGCCTCCTCCTCCTCGACGAGCCGACCAACGGCCTGGACCCGGACGGACGCGAGGAGATGCTGCGGCTGATCGCGGACATCGGGAAGACTCGGAAGGTGACGGTGTTGCTCTCGTCGCACCTGATGCCCGACGTGCAGCACGTGTGCGAGCGCGTCATCATGATCCAGCGCGGGCGCATCGTGGAGGAGGGCACAATCGCGGACCTGACCGCGCCGCGCGAGGGCCAGTATGAAGTTCAGGCGCACGGCGAGCGGGAGGCTTTCTTTCGCGCCCTGGAGGCCTGCGGCGTGCGCCGCGTGGCGGAGCGCGACGGACGCCTCCTCGTGGAGCTGCCCCCCGGCGAAAAGGCCGATCTCCTGTTCCGCTGCGCGCGGGACGCCGGCGCCCAGCTGCGAGGCCTGGAACCGGCCCGCAGCAGCCTGGCCGAGGTCTTCATGAAGGCCATGCAAGCGCCCGCGAACGGCGAGGATGCCGCCTAG
- a CDS encoding carboxylate--amine ligase, whose protein sequence is MKKDESKGYIAVLGWSLKAIEALEQFDRRYLVVAPPWAEEYARANDIPYMPWHFERLNEKSYEIAKTLQEIGIDVSIPLYEETVEWAGAINAVLLDNPRLLNQALLFRDKALMKRRAQLAGIRVGIFEEAHNKDDVVHFLKRVNQALLKLEGDPNDPIHFKAFDKAGCLGHRVIKTVEDVEHISDDEFPALLESHLDGVEFACEVFIHNRKIRFLNISEYVHLGYSVFIPASPKLEQWRPRITEEIEKLIEAFDINYGLIHPEYFVTSDGKMYFGEVAYRVPGGNAFELIERAYGFNAYQAQVLVSDPKATEEEVKAFFPREVEDAKGHAGTFLVYPRRRIISRLEIPAETENDPYYEYHDLQPPVESKVAKRTAFGSHYGSVYFFGDDPDRVRDLLLRQEELDFFL, encoded by the coding sequence ATGAAGAAGGACGAAAGCAAAGGTTACATCGCCGTGCTCGGCTGGAGCCTGAAGGCCATCGAGGCGCTGGAGCAGTTTGACCGGCGCTATCTCGTGGTGGCGCCGCCGTGGGCGGAAGAATACGCCAGGGCCAACGATATTCCCTACATGCCCTGGCATTTCGAGCGGCTGAACGAGAAATCCTACGAGATCGCGAAAACACTTCAGGAAATAGGCATCGATGTTTCTATACCGCTGTACGAGGAAACCGTGGAGTGGGCCGGCGCGATCAACGCCGTGCTGCTGGACAATCCCCGGCTACTGAACCAGGCGCTGCTCTTCCGCGACAAGGCGCTGATGAAACGGCGCGCGCAGCTCGCGGGCATCCGCGTGGGCATTTTCGAGGAGGCGCACAACAAAGACGACGTGGTGCACTTTCTCAAGCGTGTGAACCAGGCGCTGCTCAAGCTGGAGGGCGACCCGAACGATCCCATTCACTTCAAGGCCTTCGACAAGGCGGGCTGCCTGGGCCACCGCGTCATCAAGACCGTGGAGGACGTGGAGCACATCTCCGACGACGAGTTTCCCGCGCTCCTCGAGAGCCACCTCGACGGCGTGGAGTTCGCCTGCGAGGTGTTCATCCACAACCGGAAAATCCGCTTTCTGAACATCTCCGAGTACGTCCACCTGGGCTATTCGGTATTCATCCCCGCGTCGCCGAAGCTGGAGCAGTGGCGTCCGCGCATCACCGAGGAGATCGAAAAGCTCATCGAGGCCTTCGACATCAATTACGGCCTGATCCACCCCGAGTACTTCGTCACCAGCGACGGCAAGATGTACTTCGGCGAAGTGGCGTACCGGGTGCCCGGCGGGAACGCGTTTGAACTGATCGAACGCGCCTACGGCTTCAACGCATACCAGGCGCAGGTCCTCGTGAGCGACCCCAAGGCCACGGAGGAGGAGGTCAAGGCGTTCTTCCCGCGCGAAGTTGAGGACGCGAAGGGGCACGCGGGCACATTTCTGGTCTACCCGCGCCGGCGCATCATCTCGCGCCTCGAAATCCCCGCCGAAACGGAAAATGACCCCTACTACGAGTACCACGATCTCCAGCCGCCCGTCGAGAGCAAGGTCGCCAAGCGCACCGCCTTCGGCAGCCACTACGGGAGCGTGTATTTCTTTGGCGACGATCCCGATCGTGTGCGAGATCTCCTGTTGCGACAGGAAGAGCTGGATTTCTTCCTGTAG